DNA from Actinomycetota bacterium:
AGTATGTCTTTCCACACAAAATAGAAATTTTAAGGGAAGAATGGGAAACCCTGATTCATTCATATATTTAAGTTCCCCGGCCACTGCGGCATACAGTGCCGTAAAAGGTTATATCGCCGATGTCAGGGAAATATTGTAAAAGGATAAAATTATATAATTAATATAGGATTCAAAGAAGAGAAAAATGGATAAAAAAGAAGTTATTACAAGCAGTGTATTGAAAGGGAGGAGTTTTAAATTCGGTGACGATATTTCAACCGATCTTATTGCTCCCGGCAGATACTTTCATTTAAGATCCAATCTGCCTGAACTTGCAAAACATGTTCTTGAAGATGCGGACTCTGAATTTGCAGCAAAAGTCGGTGAGGGTGATTTTGTTGTCGCCGGCAGAAATTTCGGCCTCGGTTCATCGAGAGAGCATGCGCCTATCATAATAAAAATGGCAGGTGTCGGCGCAGTTCTTGCAAAATCCTTTGCCAGAATATTTTTTAGAAACAGTATAAACATAGGTCTCCCTGTTCTTATATGTGATACAGACGGCATAGAGGAGCAGGATAGTC
Protein-coding regions in this window:
- a CDS encoding 3-isopropylmalate dehydratase small subunit — encoded protein: MDKKEVITSSVLKGRSFKFGDDISTDLIAPGRYFHLRSNLPELAKHVLEDADSEFAAKVGEGDFVVAGRNFGLGSSREHAPIIIKMAGVGAVLAKSFARIFFRNSINIGLPVLICDTDGIEEQDSLEIDLAKGIIRNLTKGTELVFSPLPDVMIKLLNDGGLVEHITKNKGFNL